A genome region from Carya illinoinensis cultivar Pawnee chromosome 2, C.illinoinensisPawnee_v1, whole genome shotgun sequence includes the following:
- the LOC122296546 gene encoding uncharacterized protein LOC122296546, with translation MEALILELTLGVVATNLLNTVREAKNKAINFKAVLADLETTIIKLVPKVSRIEQLSEELGDLPKAEIQQLKLELGRATQLVSKCKEIAWWNYCNKYRYSNKLHQLRATLRRLIEMELPVGHAEDHMQILTELRNIRVTNATCFLLILWRLNIPGLKHKDFVERNGDGSSWISENEKSHWIDYLVVYIVFVVNMYKMLHVLDIDYICEIIG, from the exons ATGGAGGCTCTCATCCTAGAGCTAACTCTGGGGGTGGTAGCGACTAATCTTTTGAATACTGTTAGAGAGGCCAAAAATAAAGCCATTAACTTCAAAGCCGTACTCGCAGACCTCGAAACCACTATAATAAAATTAGTTCCCAAGGTCAGTAGGATCGAGCAGTTAAGCGAAGAGTTGGGAGATTTGCCCAAGGCTGAAATCCAACAGTTGAAACTGGAGTTGGGGAGAGCGACGCAGCTTGTTTCCAAGTGCAAGGAGATAGCTTGGTGGAATTACTGCAACAAGTATAGGTACTCAAACAAGCTCCATCAACTTCGTGCTACGCTTCGTAGGCTGATTGAAATGGAACTTCCAGTAGGACACGCGGAGGATCATATGCAGATCTTGACCGAGTTGAGAAATATTCGGGTAACGAATGCTACGTGTTTTCTGTTAATCCTGTGGAGACTGAATATTCCGGGTTTGAAACATAAGGATTTTGTAGAAAGAAATGGCGATGGCTCTTCTTGGATTTCCGAAAA TGAAAAGTCACATTGGATAGATTACTTGGTCGTATATATAGTATTTGTAGTTAACATGTATAAAATGTTACATGTCCTAGATATTGATTATATTTGTGAAATAATTGGATGA
- the LOC122296527 gene encoding pentatricopeptide repeat-containing protein At4g37170-like: protein MRFFLNLKVSYSLSRLSFGRTSSSSSLKTQLNQQTISQKTFFKSNNKDSLISRLCENKNFKEAIDILCEQKRLREAVQLLDQIERPSVSVYSNLIQLCLQHRALEEGKKVHAHTKASGFVPGVFICNRFLDMYVKCGSLWHAQKMFDEMGEKDLCSWNTMISGYAKVGKLEQARNLFNEMPERDNFSWTAMISGYVRHDQPKEALELYRRMLRHENSKSNKFTISSALAASAAIPTLSTGKEIHGHIMRIGLDSDEVVWSALSDMYAKCGSIEEARCIFDKMVDRDVVSWTAMIHRYFEDGRREEGFAFFSELMRSGIRPNEFTFAGVLNACADHAAEDLGKQVHGYMTRIGFDPISFAASALVHMYSKCGNIENAKRVFNGMPQPDLVSWTSLIVGYAQNGQPNEALKFFELLLKSGTQPDRITFVGVLSACTHAGLIDKGIEYFHSIKEKHGLTHTADHYACIIDLLARAGRFVEAEDIINKMPMKPDKFLWASLLGGCRIHGNLELAKRAAEALFEIEPENPATYVTLANIYATAGMWSEVAKVRKAMDDKRVVKKPGLSWIEIQRKVHIFLVGDKSHPKSYEIHNFLGKLSKRIREEGYVPDTNFVLHDVEEEQKEQNLSYHSEKLAVAFGIISTPPGTPIKVFKNLRTCVDCHTAIKFISKIVQRRIIVRDSNRFHSFENGSCSCGDYW from the coding sequence ATGAGATTTTTTCTGAATCTCAAAGTTTCGTATTCTTTGTCTCGGTTATCCTTCGGAAGAActagttcttcttcttctctgaaAACCCAGCTGAATCAACAAACTATTTCTCAGAAGACTTTCTTTAAGTCCAATAACAAAGACTCTCTCATATCCCGCTTATGCGAAAACAAGAATTTCAAAGAAGCCATTGACATTCTCTGCGAACAAAAGCGCTTAAGGGAAGCGGTGCAGTTGCTTGACCAGATTGAACGACCCTCTGTTTCGGTATACTCAAACCTCATTCAGCTTTGTCTCCAGCATCGTGCTCTTGAAGAGGGCAAGAAGGTCCATGCTCATACCAAAGCCTCCGGGTTCGTGCCCGGGGTCTTCATTTGTAATCGTTTTTTAGATATGTATGTGAAATGTGGGAGCCTTTGGCATGCCCAGAAAATGTTCGATGAAATGGGTGAAAAGGATTTGTGTTCTTGGAATACAATGATTTCTGGGTATGCGAAAGTGGGGAAGCTCGAACAGGCTAGAAATTTGTTCAATGAAATGCCCGAAAGAGATAATTTTTCTTGGACGGCGATGATATCAGGGTATGTTCGGCATGACCAGCCCAAAGAGGCCTTGGAGTTGTACAGAAGGATGTTAAGACACGagaattcaaaatcaaataagTTCACGATATCTAGTGCTCTCGCTGCTTCGGCAGCAATTCCAACTTTAAGTACGGGCAAGGAGATCCACGGACATATAATGCGAATTGGCTTGGATTCAGATGAGGTGGTTTGGAGTGCTTTATCAGATATGTATGCGAAATGTGGGAGTATAGAGGAGGCGAGGTGCATTTTTGACAAGATGGTGGATAGAGACGTTGTTTCATGGACGGCAATGATTCATAGATACTTTGAGGATGGAAGGAGGGAAGAGGGATTTGCATTTTTCTCTGAGTTGATGAGGTCAGGGATTAGACCTAATGAGTTCACGTTTGCTGGGGTTTTAAATGCTTGTGCTGATCATGCTGCCGAGGACCTAGGCAAGCAGGTACATGGGTACATGACACGCATAGGGTTTGACCCCATCTCATTTGCTGCCAGTGCTCTTGTTCATATGTATTCAAAATGTGGGAATATTGAGAATGCAAAAAGGGTTTTTAATGGGATGCCTCAACCAGATTTAGTTTCGTGGACTTCCCTGATTGTTGGATATGCTCAGAATGGTCAACCAAACGAGGCACTCAAGTTCTTTGAGTTGCTTCTCAAATCAGGTACTCAGCCTGACCGCATTACTTTTGTTGGGGTTCTTTCTGCTTGTACCCATGCTGGATTAATCGATAAAGGAATTGAATATTTCCACTCAATCAAGGAAAAACATGGGTTGACACATACAGCAGATCATTATGCTTGTATCATTGATTTACTGGCCAGAGCTGGCCGATTTGTAGAAGCTGaggatattattaataaaatgccCATGAAACCCGATAAGTTCTTGTGGGCTTCTTTACTTGGTGGTTGTAGAATCCATGGAAACCTTGAGTTGGCAAAGCGAGCTGCAGAAGCATTATTTGAGATAGAGCCTGAGAATCCTGCTACCTATGTTACTCTAGCCAACATTTATGCTACTGCTGGTATGTGGAGTGAGGTGGCAAAGGTTAGAAAGGCTATGGATGACAAAAGAGTGGTAAAGAAACCAGGTTTGAGTTGGATTGAGATCCAGAGAAAGGTTCATATATTCTTAGTGGGAGATAAATCCCACCCAAAATCATATGAAATACATAACTTCTTGGGAAAGCTGTCGAAGAGGATTAGGGAAGAAGGATATGTCCCTGACACGAATTTTGTTCTACATGATGTTGAGGAGGAGCAGAAGGAGCAAAATCTTTCCTACCACAGTGAGAAGCTTGCAGTTGCATTTGGAATCATTTCAACTCCACCGGGAACGCCAATCAAGGTTTTTAAGAATTTAAGAACTTGTGTGGATTGCCATACTgccattaaatttatttcaaagatTGTTCAAAGAAGAATAATAGTAAGGGATTCAAATAGGTTCCATTCGTTTGAGAATGGGAGCTGTTCATGTGGAGACTATtggtaa
- the LOC122296538 gene encoding serine/threonine-protein kinase SRK2I, with amino-acid sequence MDRAAIAVGLGMDMPIMHDSDRYDFVRDIGSGNFGVARLMRDKHTKELVAVKYIERGDKIDENVQREIINHRSLRHPNIVRFKEVILTPTHLAIVMEYASGGELFERICSAGRFSEDEARFFFQQLISGVSYCHEMQVCHRDLKLENTLLDGSPAPRLKICDFGYSKSSVLHSQPKSTVGTPAYIAPEVLLRQEYDGKIADVWSCGVTLYVMLVGAYPFEDPDEPKDFRKTIQRILSVQYSIPDGIQISSECRDLISRIFVFDPATRITIPEIKNHEWFLKNLPADLMDERMMSNQFEEPDQPMQNLDVIMQIIVEATIPAVGTNSLNQYSVDNLDMDDDMDDLDSDSELDIDSSGEIVYAL; translated from the exons ATGGATCGGGCCGCGATAGCCGTTGGGCTGGGTATGGATATGCCGATCATGCACGACAGCGATCGGTACGACTTTGTCCGAGATATCGGGTCGGGTAATTTCGGGGTCGCCAGGCTGATGAGAGACAAGCACACCAAGGAGCTTGTGGCCGTCAAGTATATCGAGCGGGGAGATAAG ATAGATGAAAATGTACAAAGAGAAATCATTAATCACAGGTCTCTGAGGCATCCCAACATTGTTAGGTTTAAAGAg GTGATTTTAACCCCAACCCATCTGGCGATTGTTATGGAATATGCATCTGGAGGAGAGCTTTTTGAGCGAATATGCAGTGCTGGGCGCTTTAGTGAGGATGAG GCACGCTTTTTCTTTCAACAACTTATATCTGGAGTCAGCTACTGCCACGAAATG CAAGTATGTCACCGGGACTTGAAGCTGGAAAACACGTTGTTGGATGGAAGCCCAGCTCCTCGGTTGAAGATTTGTGATTTTGGGTATTCCAAG TCCTCGGTTCTTCATTCACAACCAAAGTCAACCGTGGGAACTCCTGCCTACATTGCTCCAGAAGTACTGCTAAGGCAAGAGTATGATGGCAAG ATTGCAGATGTGTGGTCATGTGGGGTGACCTTATACGTGATGCTGGTGGGAGCATATCCTTTCGAGGATCCTGATGAACCAAAGGATTTCCGCAAGACTATACAA AGAATTCTCAGTGTCCAGTATTCCATTCCCGACGGCATTCAAATATCTTCAGAGTGTCGTGACCTGATCTcaagaatttttgtttttgatccTGCAACG AGGATCACCATTCCTGAAATCAAGAACCATGAGTGGTTTTTGAAGAATCTTCCAGCGGACTTGATGGATGAAAGAATGATGAGCAACCAGTTTGAAGAGCCAGACCAACCAATGCAGAACCTTGATGTGATCATGCAGATAATTGTTGAGGCCACCATTCCAGCAGTTGGGACTAATAGCCTCAACCAGTATTCAGTAGACAACCTGGATATGGATGATGACATGGACGACTTGGATTCTGACTCGGAGCTTGATATCGACAGTAGTGGGGAGATAGTCTACGCACTGTGA